The stretch of DNA GCGCTAGTTGGGCTTGCGGAAGGGTCTCCGTCCTCCGCTGGTCGCGACCACCTCAGCAGCTCGGCGCACCGCTCTTTATTTCAAGCCTCGTTCCTGAGGGAGTCTCCACtgttgcttcttctccttcaggAGGCGGTTTCGCttgcgctgtctctcttgaGAAGCGACTCCCCAACCGGTCGCGCCCCTGAGCACGCCTCAGCGCACCTCGCGTCCACACCCGCCACGGAGCCGCGCCATGTGTCTTGCAGCGCCCTAGAGccttctcgctgctctcgcagccccgcgcgcgagctcgatGCTCCCGCCTCTGCATCCCTTTCcaccgcggagaaggaggaaggtCGTAGGAGGCGCGCGATGCCGGTAAGGCACTCGCGGGAGAAACGAGCGCCCGCGAATGTTGAGGTGCCGTCGATGGTGCTGCCGTCGCAGACATGCTCGCTGCCAGGCCTGCGGACGGAGGCCCGTGTGCGCCTCCAGCCCGCGgtgcggcgcttctgcgacgagctgctggtcgccgccctggaggctgcgcggcgcctccttcgcttctggtctgcgcgtctcggcgaagaagcggaacgacggcagcgcaggcagaggGCGGCTGGAAACGCAAACGAAGAGAGAGTAAAGAAGGTGGCAGAAGTCAAGGAAATCAGGCCGCGATCAGACTCTGGGTCCGCGTCTCCAAGTCCCCGCACGAAGCGCGAAAAAGACGAGACGCAGGGCGATTCACCTTccagaggcgctgccgcctccgcctcgcacgGCAGGAAGAAAGGCCGACCGGCGAACCTCGAGCAGACACagccgaagagagaagaggcgagtgGAGGCACGCTGccagaggacgacgcgaagTTGACCCATGACGAGGGCGCACTCATAACGTGCGCCTTCGAAGAAGGGCCTCTCGCgggcgtggcggccgcgttcggcgtcggcgggggAGAGGTTGTGCGCCGCTTCGTGGAGTCACTCCTGTTTGTTTTGGAGGTAAGGGTGCTGCGGCGAACGGGAATCCATGTGTTGCACGTAAAACGTAACTGATGTGGAATACGCCTAGTCTAGTAGGACCCTTTCTACGTTAAAGGAACTCGCGCAAAGGCGCTGGAAAGCCGAAGGGGAAGCGGGCACAATTCAGGAAAGCAGAGGGTAAGGGCAGGCCCCGCAGGGGAAGCTGAGAGGCAAAAGGAGAGAAACGAATGATCGCGTGTCGTAGTGTATGAGCACGTTCAAGAGACGGTTGATAATGTTTCCGCAGCATAGGGGCAGAGCAAGGCGACCTAGAAACACGCTCGTCGTTTTGGTCTGCTTACTTGGCCCCGCGGTGCGGTGTGTGATGTGGTGTGCAGGCTCTCCCGGACGCAGCGTCGTCCATTGAGGAGGAGAGCTGCGCGTCGACTTCGTCTCCTCGGTCTGAAGTCCccccttcgtctgcttcttcctttgagcctctttcttcctctgccttcctcgGGACTGAGACAAAGCTGCACGCTCTCTCAAGCGAGATTGTTGCcctgcttttctctctgcccACCTCCTTATTTCTGCTCTCTCCATGCTTGCCTCCGCGCCACATGCAGGCGTCTCCatctttcgcctcctcggtGTCTCCGTTTGTCTCAGCTGCAggggaggccgcgccgggtGCCGCCTCCTTGGCGGCGTCTTATCCTCTCCTGTCCGTCTGGTGCGCCTCCGACATGCCAGTCGGCGGTTTGTTCGCGGCGGtggacgctgcggcgagggcggcccCGCAGAgtctgccgcagctcctctcGTGGTTCCAGCTGCGCGTCAATGACAGTTTggctcgcgtcgctctcgcgctgcttcctcctcttgcgtcgccctcagcgccgcagctggcggcgttTCCAAAGCGCGTGCTCCACCTGCTACTACACTGGACTCTTCCGCTGAGCAAGCAGCTTGTGCCGTCTCTTCTGATGTCGCATCTCCTCCCCTGCTGCGCGAGTGGAGCCGGACGGGGAGAGCAGGGCGACGAGCcctggagctgcgcgcgcgctggtgcgacggcgctgccgccctcgccgcgcaggaagcgcgagaagagagccaagcgcgaaggcgagggcgggacGCACGAGGCCAAAAGCTGGGTACAGCCAGAGCCGTGCGTGGAGACTTCTGCGCTGGCGAAACGCCTGGGATTGCCCCTAGTGGGCTGTCTCTGCACTCCGGAAGAGGCCCCTCGAGCCGAAGAGGCGGGAGCGAGGAGACCCAGCGGGTCCCACGCGGCAGGGGACAGTGTCGGCGAGAGCGGTGCGGCTGGCGTGGGGGCGCGGGTCtctcggcggaggcaggcgacatgcagagacgagacagagagagacgcgaaggcgaaggtgGAGCCTGACTGGAAGGCTAGAGAGCCAGTCGAGAAGGCAGGGTCGGCGGCCGGGATAGACGCTGACGAAAGGTCTGCCCTTTCGGCGAGCTCGTTCGCTTCTTCCCTCGTCGTTGTGAGACTCCTTGCTCGCGTGCTGCACTCGAGGTGCCTAAGTGATGATGATACTCTTGCCGCTGTGCAGTCTCTTTCTGTCATTTTCTCCCCCTTTCTTGCGctccgcgctgcgtctccgtctgCCAACGGCGCTGAAAAGACCTCCGGCCTTCCCGACGACTGCCGAGAGGGTCAGCAGCATTGTGGGAAGCGAGGAGGGTCGCGAGACGGTGGATGCCACGACAAACAGAACGGTGAAATTGCGGGGCGGGAGAAATGGAGAAGCGAGCTCTACGAAAAAAAGATCCTCGACGCCCTTCGGTACTCTTTGGAGCACCATGGTCTGTTGATGGAGCTTCTTGACGCGATCGTGTATGCGGCGACGCTGTGGCGCCCTGTGGCAGGTGTGGGTCGCAGTgaagcgggcgcggaggacgcgagtgGCGGGGGAAGtggcgaagagaggcgagctCTCTCAGTTTCGCAGGAACACGCGGACGCGGTTCAGGACTCGTGGGAGCTGCGGCTCGAACGGCgggatgcatgcgcatgtcttctgcagcagctcgtgcTCCTCTTCGGCGACTCTCTCTTGCCAGGCTTGAACCAGCTCCTCGATCGTGTCACCAGTCCGCCATCACTTGATCTCGCTTCTCAGACCTCGACcgacgctcgcgcgtcttctccctggGCCGCTGAAGCAGTCTGCGAGGGCGTTCTCGAGGCCACggcacgcgcgaggcccggCAGCCGTTCGCGTGCATCGTCCTCAGCCTCCTGGCTTCCGTCGGCGCGACctggcgacggaggcgaaggcgtcgagagcgagacggcggaggagatggccgctgcggaggcgtccCTGTGGgcttgctgcgccgcgcgtcgagctGCATGCCTGGGCGACTTGCAGGCGCCAGAGACATGCGCGGGGgtgcacgccgcggcgctgagagTGCTGGAGAGCTATCGCaaacgccgcgcagaaacTCGCTGCGGGAGCACGTGGAGCCCGGCCGCGGGCGATGGGGACGCGAAGGAGGGGCCCCGTGGGTTGGGGGGGGGAAcagccagccgcgcgccgacagTGGAACTCccccgcctgctgcgcgaggccgcgcctcacagaggcggagagcgtgTTGTCGCTGAGCACCTTGGGCGTCGCTTTGCGGGCTGCGAACTGGATGGCTGGCGGCTACTGCCGGCTGTCGGGGCGGCAGTCTGTCTCGCGTTCAGTAGCGACTGTTTTGCCTCGCGGGCGTGTCCAGGCAGCCGCCACGAAGCGACAAAAAAGGAGCGACCTGACGATGCGGCACGTCTTGGAGGAGGTCTCGTATCAGCCGCGGtgggcgtgtgcggcgctgcagaccttgcgctgtctctcgcgcaaCTGGCGGAGGACCTCGCGCAGTGtgcggcgagctgcaggcgtgcCTGGCGCTGGCCCTTCTCGGGTCTCCACGGGTCCCCAGAGAGAcgggcggccgaggcgcgggGTCTGCATGCCTTCGGGCTCTGTGCGTTCCTCTGGCGggagctgcgcgtcgcgttgCTTCGAGTCCTCGTTCGCCTCAATGCGAACCTCCTGGCCGCGCCACTCGCTCGCAGGCCCGCGAAAGGCGAGGTCAGCCCTTCGCCagaagccgcgaaggaggcaggGACTTCGCCTGTGCGTGAGGCGTCTTCAGGCTgtcgcggcgaggcactCGCCTCGGGCGtgaaacgcgcgcgcgacgcagacgaggggaCGGAGCCCCGCGGAACCTGTGGTGACGCGAccgtgtctctgcttcgcgacCTGCAGCTGCACTTGCAGCGGGCCCTCTGGCTGCTGCTGAGAGGGGAGCTGCCCAGCGGCGCCGATCTGATCGAAGGGGCgacaggcagacgccgcggcggctcgacgcttgcgtctgcgtctcctgtcttccgcttccttccGAGCGAGGCTGGCCTGGAGGATGAGCAACTCGCTGCGGTCCTATCGGCGTCACTGTGCCTgctcgcgaggcgcctgggAGAGGCTGGGCAGATCGGGGACGCCAGCAGACGAGATGGACTGAGCCCAGTTTCAGCCAAAGCAAGCCAGTCTCACAAAGCGCGATCGTCGACTGGATCAAACTCcaaggaggcgctcgcccgcgtcgcgttGATAGCGCCATGGCTGAGTACGAGACGGGTGCCCGGTGGCGAGGCTCCGACGCCTGAtgccgaaggcgcgccggcagacgaTGCCGATGTGCCCTCCACGGACGGGCTTCCTGCTTTGTTGGCTAGCGGCCACTACCGTGTCCTAAAGACGCGAGATGGAGCAGAAGGAGGCCaaagcgacgagagagagctcgcgcggcgtgtgTCGCTTcacttcgcggcgctgcgggcgtGGCTGCTCGCCACGCAGGCGGGAATGCCCGACAGAGCCCGGAGGGAGATAGAGGCTAAGGCCCCGCGAGAGGATAAGAAGCGAAGGTGCGCGCCGAATGGCTTTGAAACAAAAGACGCGGAGAGCAAACTATCTCCTCTTGTTTGCGAGGGTCGCGAGCAGGTCCCCGACGTCGAGTCTCTCTGGACTTTGCAGGTGGAGTTCCTCCACAGCTGTCTCCTGCATCGCGAGAacttcttctccgctctcgtgtctgccgcctcccacTCTCCTCCCGGCGCCTGTGAGGCTGCATCACCCCttggcagcgaggcggcggaggcgttgCGGTCGGATGGCCCCACGTCTCAGGTCCCCCAGCCTCGTCGAGGGCAGTCACCTGCTCCCCAGCCAGCCTCGCcggctctcctcgcggccgtgTGTCGGTCAGCGACGCTTGCgttttcttcgttctctcgcgcgcttgccccctcgtctcctctggtGCACTCGGGGTcgtgcgcggcgacaggcagaCAGAGCAAGGCGCGCTCAGAGCGCgaggggaggcgcgggaagCTTCGCATCCTGAGAGCTCTCCTCCAGCTCATGACTCGGgcgtgcttcttctctcgcgcggatTCACGGGAGTCTCTGGCTTTGCTTGGTGCCGACGCGCCACCTGCGAAGGGTTCCAGTAGTCCCCCGCCGAAGAGGCttgcggaggagagagacgggagCGCCAAGtggccagcggcgcgcgagcccgctgccgaaggcgaggagattTCAAGTCTGAATACGCCGCGTTGCAACGCGTTGAGGTCgctggacgcggcgcgcacaGCAGCAGTCGTCACAACTGGACTGCTTCCTTTGATCCAAGTCGTAGGGACCAGCAGCCCAGgttgcgcatgcggcgcagaagagaggatGCTCCTCCTCGACACCGTCTGCACTCTCCTTTGGTCTCTCCTTGACCAAGTCGccacgcgtcgcctccaTCCTTCGGCTTGCTCATGTTGTTCGTGTGAGCGCGCAGCCGGAAAGGAATGCCGtgtctcgtctgcgcgagcagcgcccgAGGGGGCCGTCCACGGCCTCGCTACTATGCAGGTACGAGTCGCTGGGGGACGGGACGTGGCGGGGCGGCTGAGCGAGTCTCTGCCACGACGGGTAGAAGCAGTTTCGAAGGCCGCTGAAGTCAGACACCGGCTGCAGCGAAGTTGGGCTTCAGCCAGTTTGTTCTGGCTTAGCATCTCAGAGACTGTTGGCGATTTATTCGAGGCGAAAGCCGCAGTTTG from Besnoitia besnoiti strain Bb-Ger1 chromosome V, whole genome shotgun sequence encodes:
- a CDS encoding hypothetical protein (encoded by transcript BESB_059960) → MPLSRGPRALEPRGAVDPFPLEIAQARGSIVTPAQRVLETPQEAGRGRGSAIQLALAAAQTAAKAVSSSPPAACALTADLDKLIDRVFLPLFKRRASVSARGRRLEKRQLRAENFCAGAGAATRPGGGVPGEASAHEGGEERQERDKKRQRQNCVHDGEMAASDGKGCGASSPDGSHVCYDSLVDTARGPTGEQPRRGSRSETELFVGLECLAAEAAELSDDSSDATDSDDGGDGTCMHGTPYRTVLADSAAEASDQASSNDEAVALLPRGIFRESRASCRRQAHAAARMRLSLFARHPVAWSLCLRALEQAAVVASSGLFPLRSESAEKSRASKLLLVSSLRRRIALFSTSSLSLAGADDVSEQTGAFLEVPDETELERRLLCRAFFAARLLLLLADAGLPFLQLPLSPPQLSRPTPGRSACAPSSPSSGAESAKGVHGRGDDDFLQIAPSLCYGGEMPFLLCPEDAHAPPSPWSHAGESAFRVSPFVSLRLSPPPLAAPQLLHRELSSLLHCCCLFTSLSLSRDASDDPAPPLRREGEAARLPDKETFHRGHEARGNGTGVGERQGGTAAPPHTGCALWRAEISETLSEAAASLVVHTVAQQQLEGGTSVPLLQQKTGLQRAVSLVRLFCFSSSESEPFPASVGRPCPSSSECPRGAASRGKGTCVAGVAPWLVFARVCVGLVRALVGLAEGSPSSAGRDHLSSSAHRSLFQASFLRESPLLLLLLQEAVSLALSLLRSDSPTGRAPEHASAHLASTPATEPRHVSCSALEPSRCSRSPARELDAPASASLSTAEKEEGRRRRAMPVRHSREKRAPANVEVPSMVLPSQTCSLPGLRTEARVRLQPAVRRFCDELLVAALEAARRLLRFWSARLGEEAERRQRRQRAAGNANEERVKKVAEVKEIRPRSDSGSASPSPRTKREKDETQGDSPSRGAAASASHGRKKGRPANLEQTQPKREEASGGTLPEDDAKLTHDEGALITCAFEEGPLAGVAAAFGVGGGEVVRRFVESLLFVLEALPDAASSIEEESCASTSSPRSEVPPSSASSFEPLSSSAFLGTETKLHALSSEIVALLFSLPTSLFLLSPCLPPRHMQASPSFASSVSPFVSAAGEAAPGAASLAASYPLLSVWCASDMPVGGLFAAVDAAARAAPQSLPQLLSWFQLRVNDSLARVALALLPPLASPSAPQLAAFPKRVLHLLLHWTLPLSKQLVPSLLMSHLLPCCASGAGRGEQGDEPWSCARAGATALPPSPRRKREKRAKREGEGGTHEAKSWVQPEPCVETSALAKRLGLPLVGCLCTPEEAPRAEEAGARRPSGSHAAGDSVGESGAAGVGARVSRRRQATCRDETERDAKAKVEPDWKAREPVEKAGSAAGIDADERSALSASSFASSLVVVRLLARVLHSRCLSDDDTLAAVQSLSVIFSPFLALRAASPSANGAEKTSGLPDDCREGQQHCGKRGGSRDGGCHDKQNGEIAGREKWRSELYEKKILDALRYSLEHHGLLMELLDAIVYAATLWRPVAGVGRSEAGAEDASGGGSGEERRALSVSQEHADAVQDSWELRLERRDACACLLQQLVLLFGDSLLPGLNQLLDRVTSPPSLDLASQTSTDARASSPWAAEAVCEGVLEATARARPGSRSRASSSASWLPSARPGDGGEGVESETAEEMAAAEASLWACCAARRAACLGDLQAPETCAGVHAAALRVLESYRKRRAETRCGSTWSPAAGDGDAKEGPRGLGGGTASRAPTVELPRLLREAAPHRGGERVVAEHLGRRFAGCELDGWRLLPAVGAAVCLAFSSDCFASRACPGSRHEATKKERPDDAARLGGGLVSAAVGVCGAADLALSLAQLAEDLAQCAASCRRAWRWPFSGLHGSPERRAAEARGLHAFGLCAFLWRELRVALLRVLVRLNANLLAAPLARRPAKGEVSPSPEAAKEAGTSPVREASSGCRGEALASGVKRARDADEGTEPRGTCGDATVSLLRDLQLHLQRALWLLLRGELPSGADLIEGATGRRRGGSTLASASPVFRFLPSEAGLEDEQLAAVLSASLCLLARRLGEAGQIGDASRRDGLSPVSAKASQSHKARSSTGSNSKEALARVALIAPWLSTRRVPGGEAPTPDAEGAPADDADVPSTDGLPALLASGHYRVLKTRDGAEGGQSDERELARRVSLHFAALRAWLLATQAGMPDRARREIEAKAPREDKKRRCAPNGFETKDAESKLSPLVCEGREQVPDVESLWTLQVEFLHSCLLHRENFFSALVSAASHSPPGACEAASPLGSEAAEALRSDGPTSQVPQPRRGQSPAPQPASPALLAAVCRSATLAFSSFSRALAPSSPLVHSGSCAATGRQSKARSEREGRRGKLRILRALLQLMTRACFFSRADSRESLALLGADAPPAKGSSSPPPKRLAEERDGSAKWPAAREPAAEGEEISSLNTPRCNALRSLDAARTAAVVTTGLLPLIQVVGTSSPGCACGAEERMLLLDTVCTLLWSLLDQVATRRLHPSACSCCSCERAAGKECRVSSARAAPEGAVHGLATMQVRVAGGRDVAGRLSESLPRRVEAVSKAAEVRHRLQRSWASASLFWLSISETVGDLFEAKAAV